DNA from Musa acuminata AAA Group cultivar baxijiao chromosome BXJ1-5, Cavendish_Baxijiao_AAA, whole genome shotgun sequence:
ttagagctttaccaacaccaaatcgccaactttgaactcttgcgatcgccttcccaagtctgcccacttcttcatcctttttgccgccttctccaagtaagcctgcGCAATATCTACATTTCGATGCcattcctttgcgaaatgataggctgatggactactcccagtatacccaacagCCATGGTGtgtggagtcgacggttgttgtcctgtgataatctcgaaggggctcttgttggatgcagagctccgctgcaagttgtaggagaattggacaatgtccaacagcttcacccaatctcgttgattggcactcacgtagtgccggagatattgctccaagagcgagttgatcctttcagtttggccatctatctgggggtggaggcttgtagagaagtataactttgaccccaacaatttgaatagctcggtccagaatcgtcccaggaaccgagcgtctcgatcactaatgatgttgtgcgggactccccaatacttcactacatccttcatcatcagcatggccgcctcctctgctgaacagtgtaggggagcagcaatgaaagttgcatactttgaaaatcgatcgaccaccacgagtatcaatctgagtccccctacaggtggcaagcttgatatgaagtccaaggaaatgctctcccacggcctttctggtacgggcaacggctccagaagtcccaccggcttccgctgctctaccttgtcttgttggcaagtaaggcacgttcgaacatattcctccacatcagtctccatcttcggccagtagaaggccctctccacaagagccaatgttctgtgaatgcccggGTGTcccgcccaaagggaatcgtgacactcttttaagagctcacgccttaatttgtccactcggggaacataaaccataTTCCCCttggtgtaaacaagtccctcctggacccaaaatcgtcgtgctttgccttctttgatgagttgcatcaggataactgcttggggatcactatacagtccatccctgattcgggaaaggaagttggagtgcaactgacttgcttagcCTCCGCCCTCCAGTTGCACGGCATTCACACGTTCTACTTTCCGACTCAgcacatcggccacgacattcgccttcccgggcttgtactccattgccatatcaaattcaaccaggaagtcctgccatcgcgcttgctttggggagagcttcttctgagtttggaaatagctcagggcgatgttgtctgtcctcagcacaaatcgcgacccgaggaggtagtgtcgccaaactcgtagatagtggattaCTGATGTCATCTccatctcatgcactggataccgccgctcggtctcgttgagtttgcggctctcgtaggccaccggatgaccctcctgcatgagttcccccccaatagcgaagtctgaagcctctgtatggacttcaaagggctctccatagtccgacaatttgagcatcggttcttccagaacagcagccttcagatcttggaatgctctctcacatttgtcagaccacttccaaggctgctccttcttcagcaactccgtcagtggggttgcccgctttgaatatcccgctatgaagcggcgatagtagttgacgaaaccaaggaaggatctcaactctggcaccttcgttggagttcgtcattccgcgactgcttgcaccttcgacttatccatctgaatggagccatcaccgattcgatgccccaagaataggatctcagtctgagcaaagtagcatttctccctcttcacgaacaaagtgttctccctgagaaccttgaaaatcgtccgtaggtgcttgacgtgctcctcgagcgtttgactatagacgacgatatcgtccaagtagacgaccacaaacttatccaaatactccttgaatagctggttcatgagagtacagaatgtggccggagcgttggttaagccgaaaggcatcaccaagaactcgaacgctccatacctggtcacacaggtagtcttcgcttcgtcgccttcagcgatgcgcacctgccaataccccgaccgaaggtcgagttttgagaaatacttagccttgcccaattgatcgaacaagtccgcaatgagcgggatgggatacttgttcttcactgtcactttgttgagagctcggtagtcgacgcataatcggaggctcccatcttgtttcttctggaagagaactggagctccgaaaggtgctttagtgctgcgaatgagaccaccgcttagcagttcacctaactgcttcctgagttctgccaactctggcgggggcatgcggtagggtggtctcgctggaggcttaactcctggctccagctcgatactgtgatccacgcctctgcgtggtgaaaGAGTCTTTGGCAACTCCGGTGGCAtgacgtctttgaactctttcaggacattCGCCACCACAGCAAGTTCTTGAATTGCCTccccgttgagtggctctagcttcatggcagccacgaatgtcaattcgccttttcgcacccctttcttcaactgtaatgccgaaatgtgttggggctccttggttcctctccgagagacgggaaccacgtaggggtcatcgcctcccatcatacatagggagttcaagaacggcattggcaccaatttcgccgcgtgcataaacttcattccaagaatcacttggaagtcgtccagtggcacggccatcatgttggtgtttccgctccaagtcccgattttgatggaaactcccttcgccaacccggagattcgcctggcctccgagttcaccgccttcattcggcttgggcttttctccaagatcaacccaagtcgttgtgcttcacaatcggctatgaagttgtgggtagcgcccgtatccaccattgcacgggtcgtttggccattcagcttgatgtccacatacatcaattcactacttcctgctttctgttgctttgtcttgatgttctcccccacttgaccccgtatagcgttcaacaaacgcattgctcccattcggggtccttgcgactcttcgtcgtcgctgctagattcagaactgctcgaactaagagcaacagctttgcccttgtccgatcgggggggggggtgtggatggaagccgtcaaagcattgagtgcctgtttttgtgggcactccctcaccatgtgcggtcctccgcacaagaaacatcctccaggttttgaggccttgcctttcgggttcggccctttgtgggagcttttCTTCTTTTGCTCGCCCCCTTGCTCCTtcactcgagaatgttttggagggcgattgcctgaagattatttccttcttgctgggtcctcagaggaaacaaagtcggtgagcctttctgcagccgtAATTGCCCCGACcaaatcggtgacattccttcgatttagctcatgTTTAGCCCAcggtttcaaaccatcgaggaagctgaacaacttgtccttttcggacatgtcctgtatgtctagcattagtgcagaaaattgtttcacatagtctcggatggtggtactttggcggagttgtctcaacttcctccttgcgacgaattatgtgttctccggtaggaactgagttctcaactcccgcttcaagtcctcccatgtgtcgactcgacaccgaccttgctagatctcctcccaacgagttcgccaccaaagtttcgcatctccgttcagatacatcgtTGCTATGGAAACTTTAGTATCTTCAGAattgggcctcgtagctcggaagtattgttccatgtcgaacagaaagttctcgagctctttggcatctctagcccctccatatccatgaggctcaggtgccctcaaattttgtggcggtgcaacgcgggtgttgcctcctcccgcatttagtgttcttgtaagcatggccacctttgcagtgagttccgccacaacatcctgtaagtgttgcacagagtctttggtgtcatcagacagccgatcgactagggcctcgaccttgtcgatcctagactccgcttcctcttgcgagctctctaccccaacaagtctttgttggctatggtagagttcctccatgctcgcttcaagagcatccaggcgggtttccgccgttgtaagTCTCtccttgtggctcttcttcccagttagcgctccagattgcgcttcctccgctcgcggagagtaaccACCTTCTCGCTCATcgtgttcgctgccgcgctcctcttgagcagtcccaacagcatgagagcgagtgtgcacatgtagcccacctgcggctgcttggggcaagggtccggcttgccccatcttgctcgattcgccacgatgctttgccatggcgaagttgcgaagttcgttcgctgctcgctcgaagtgcttgcccgctctgataccacaatgtcacggccttagctggaattgcctaagacgtgaggcacccttgcggccaaacgacgcgaacttagcttgcgttgcctaagtcgcgagtcacccttgtggcaaagacgcgaacttagcttacgttgcctaagtcgcgcttcgcccttgcgatattgctccgcaaggatcagcccactttgtaacctctcgcaggtcccgaaggacctgtaaaagagaaagttggttagatcgaaagaacgagcaacggacaagtcccgaagtctcgcgaaaaggggaagctttacaagcaattcgacgaacaccttacctgcacaagagaaaagagggagaaggagaaaacaaggctttggaaggatgaacgaacagctgcaagcccacaaaacagccgctcacctggtcccgggcgcgaagacaagttcccgtaaaggccacgtgcgaacttgcgaaagagagttcaacggccggtatataaccgaagccccatccagtcctgtgccacccggggggttcaaaggggctgagatggctgacgttttggtgagcggaggcagttcgcCGCAAGCCTCCCGCGCACGAAaaaacgaagctgttttgggactgttttgctcggttcggtgagcggtcgctttgtaacgctgcaacttgttcgaacttacatatttacaagcaaaatgacccaaaactaagagaaaacatgctgccaagcagctgtacaagcaggtgtgagcgacgaacggttcgttgaacggagttgttgcgggtgcgcgacgaccgttcgtgacaactggGTAGAGGATGGTCTGTGTACTGATATCCTCTCagtccggtatgtaccgcccagtacacatcgaaattgaaaACCATGGTTGTCAAGTTCTTCGTATGTTTCTAATGATTTCAAGTTGTAAAATAAATAAAGCTTGGAAAATGTAACACGAACATCGATAGGTCAACCAAATTTATAGTTCGGACAAGAAATGccacaaaattttcttttatgagtcccaaaaaaatctttaaaatggCATAAAAAGAAATGCTAAGACACTTCAATATTTCATCTATGTCAAATATccaattttatgataaaattgtGTGAATGCCTAGGAAACAGATATTTTCAATGGGAAAGTTATCATCTAACATGGATTTTAACGGAAAAACAGGGATACAAAGAGCTCTTGAGAGGTTCAGTTGTAAAGACAATGGATCTGATTGCTATATTAAATGCAACTTTACGAAAAAATTGTGTGAATGCCTAAGAAAAGGATTCATGGGAAAATTAACATCTAACATGGATTATAATGGAAAAACAAGAACACAAAGAGCTCTTGAGAGGATCAGTTGTAAAAACAATGGATCTGATTAATATATTGAAGTGGATTTCAAGGTATAGACAAAAGATAGGAGACAATAGCAGATTTAAGTGCATGTTGCAGACATTTTGAAAAGTTGGCATCTATCTAGCAAAATGACAGTCATATTTTTGTAACTGATTATGCTTTGGAATTGTGCCAGTGGAAGGAGTGAGACAAATACCAAGTTAAATGGCAGAGCAAaacaaataaatgaataaataagatgaggatgttgagatggtgTTATCGAATAGCAAGAAATACAATGTGACCAAATTTTTGGTAAGAGACACTCATATCATAAAGTGCACTAACAAGAAGAAATGAGTTTGAATTACCATAAGGGGAAAGACTAAACAAGACTTCGATAAAAATCACAAGGAAGAAAAAACATGATCACAATTTTCAAGTCAAGAAATGGTTCTTAACAAAATCAAATACAGAAAAAGATCCACTCATCCAACCTCAAATGGCTAAGAGATACAGCAATCATTGCAGGATAGTGACATCAGACTCTTGTTCAAACAGGGATCCAAGCACAGaatttgaggaaaaaaaaagactatATACTGAAGAAAAACAATCATAAGTCCTGTGCAAAAAGTGACGCAAGACAAGCACATGGGTAAAGGGTTCTCTCTTTTCTATGAAAATAGTGAGAAATGAGAAATGAGAAACTCACTCACTACGGTTCCTACGGATCATACTTAGAGCACTTGTTCTCGCACCAGATGTACCACATACGCATCCAATGAAACCACATCATTGGCTAAATATCAGACACGCTCTAGAAATCTCTCTTACAGATGTAGGCCTCATCCAGAATATGGGAATAAGGAAACTCTAATTCATTCAACCACTATAAATAGCACGAATATTGCCCCATCTGCAGATAGTAATGAAGAGAATGGACATTGAGGAAGTCGGCAAAGCAAGATAATCAGCGATTAATTTGCACAAACAGTGATGCTCCTGGAACCTACATCTGTAGCCACTTCCTCCGTTTCATTATCGAACGATAGTTCATATCTCGTCGTAGGACTCAAAATATCAAGACAAATTAGACCCAAAAAAAATGCCACATCAAGTTCAAGGGATTGTTTCTCTTCTATGCGAGCAAGAaaggataagaagagaggagTACGTCAAGCTCGAGTAGGATCCACTCCTTCGTGTTGGTGCCGGTGGACCAGTGAGTGCGGAGGTCCGGGTCAAAGACGTTGGCCGCCTTCTGGGCTGGGGATTCGCGGGACGTCGCCTTAATCTTGTACGCCAACGCTTTCGTTCGCGGCTCCAGCTCCATGTCCATCTCCGCGATGACACCTCCAAAGACCTCCGCCTAGACTTCAAAGTTAGGGCACGGTTAGAGAAGTCTGGACCCTCCTCGACCTCGCGTGCTAAGCGATCCGGAGTGGAGCTGGTGGAACTTGTCGAGATGGCCAGAAGAGGAATCGCAGAGTGGAAACAGAGAAAGAGCGGGATTAGCGTATCGAGAGGTTGAAGAAAGGCATCGATCTCTTGCAGCTTCTTCACCGAGGCTCGAGTCGACCATTTTAATGGCTAGGGAGGTGGACACCATTGAACTGACCCACGTGTAATGCACGtgataagaaaagaaagaaacgtaagagagagagagagagaaggaaattgAAGTTAAAAGAGGGCAAAAAGTTGGAAGCTTCACACAGCGGGACAAATGTAAGTCTGTGAAAGACTAAGTATTTTAATGAAGAAAATTCCTTTTAGATGTCATAATAATATGACACTCCTAATTGGACTTGGCATATTGTTTCGATTACTATGGGTAAGTATTATATTAGTTATATCTCATTGTGCTTTTGATAATTATTGtctatataaatttaatatactTATGATACTTTCATCCAAAATAGATATATTAAGCATAGGGTTAATTTATACTATTATGTTGCATCGAACGCTTTGATAACTATAACATAATCATGAgtgatattttatctaattaggacatattgatatcttgaacaaaTATACCGTATACAAGAAGATGTTTTATCTAATTAAAACAAATCAAATGCTATGGATACTTCCATATTTTGTATATGTATAGTGTATGGGAATTTTAGATTTTTTGTTTTGGACGAACACGTCAAATTCAAATAGATGCGTTGTCCAATTAGCGAACAATTTAGATTCTTATATTCTTGACAAATATATAAGTTACGGGGAGATGCTTTATCTAATTACGATGTATCAACTATGTTAATCTTTGTACTTCGTTACAATAGATTGATTGACTTGATCTAGTAGACCGAGCAATATGTTCGATCATAATATGTTAGGGATCGAGCATCTTTTTCTGATCAAAATAGGTTAAACATTTTTGTTTAAGACTAAGttagatatattttatttaaaaagagTGGATTATAGATATTTTTTTATGTAAGAGTAAATCAAATATTTTGTCTCGAAGAGTGggtcaaatttttttttctcaatcaaaataaTTTGGATATTCATTTACTCTGTGAGAATGGTTTAAATATCTTTTGCCTAAGAGTGGATATATTTTTTTCCCAAAGAGGATAGGTCATACAATTTTCTTTTGACAAGAATGGATCGATTATTTATTGTCTAAAATAGATTAAGCATACTTCCTTTATATGagtgagataaatattttttatccgAACAAAATGAGTTGGGTATTTTTACTAGACTTAGTAGGTTAGACATTGTTTAAAGGACGATACGAAGGTAAGAAAAAGACAAGTATCTAACATTTCCTATGAAATCATAGGGAAAGATAAATAACACCAGCAACAAGAGTAGATTGCATCTTGAACAAAACCACATATTGTATGATATTAATATTCTTTTTCAAAAGTCTCTAGATTGGGTGACAATTTAGAGGGAAGAAGTTTCTCTTGTATTAATTGGACTAAAGATGACTAATTCCGATATCAATTTGATAGAGCTTTTTCAGGAGTCGAATCTCTTATCTTATGCTACATCATATGTTTGTCCATTTATTGAAAGTGTTTATACAAAATGAGAGTTGTCTTATAAGTTAggtatgatagaaataatagaagataagaacaataattgaagaagctttattgtagaaatgaaatagctttagcttgaatctattaacatgttccctctcctatttataggaattaggaggaaggatttccctaacagaatagaagattttcctcaacagaatagagaaatttcctcatatagttaggaaaatcttatcttctatcatgcccccgcaagatggtgctcctgacaaggataccaatcttggattgatgcaaagaattgtttacaagcaagaggcttcatgagtaaaataagtgtagatcgctgctgctgctgctgcgattgctgttgttgtgatggcacatgcgttcccttcattctccttaagtctgccgaatgttgatAGATCAgcaaagactaccgcggtgaggaagatgaggattgaccacggagcctcttaggaatgcaacggcgttggtcactggccgaagggtgaagctttaCTTTTCTCAgcaacgttggtcgctggccgaaggcaagagcgaagcttcgcttttctcaacgacgttggtcgtggttgcgattacgacggctgcgacggtagagaagaaatctacagcaatgttgcagtgttgctactatagcaaaggaggaaactgcaacagaggaggaagctgtagtagaagaggaagctgtagcaaaagaggaaggaaaatagctacaacgaggaagaaaggtgggacagtgctgatgagcagcactagagatgccgtagcggaaaGGAACGGACGATGGCGCAaagtggcaacaccaatgatgaattggcagcgagaagagagcttgctctaggcaagcggctctgataccatgatagaaataatagaagataagaacaataattgaagaagctttattgtagaaatgaaatagctttagcttgaatctattaacatgttccctctcctatttataggaattaggaggaaggatttccctaacagaatagaagattttcctcaacagaatagagaaatttccctAACAGAGGGCGTGCCGTGGGCGAGGTACTCCATCTACCGCGTGCCCAAGTCGCTGCGCGAGGGGGACGAGAAGGCGTACATGCCCCAGGTGGTGTCCATCGGCCCCTACCACCACGGCAAGCGCCGCCTGCGCGACATGGAGCGACACAAGTGGCGCGCCCTCCACCGAATGCTCCGCCGCACCGGCGGTGACGTCCGGGTGTACCTCGACGCCGTGGGCGCCCTCGAGGAGCGCGCCCGCGCCTGCTACGAGGGCCCCATCGCCTTCAACGACAACGAGTTCGTGGAGATGATGGTCCTCGATGGCACCTTCGTCCTCGAGCTCTTCCGGGGGGTGGGCGCCGCCGGGAAGGGGTTCAAGGAGCTGGGCTACGCCCGCAACGATCCCGTGTTCGCCATGCGCGGCACGATGCACGGCATCCAGCGCGACatgatcatgctctgataccatgatagaaataatagaagataagaacaataattgaagaagctttattgtagaaatgaaatagctttagcttgaatctattaacaaggTATATCTCAAGTTTAGACT
Protein-coding regions in this window:
- the LOC135675046 gene encoding UPF0481 protein At3g47200-like, which translates into the protein MAQSGNTNDELAARRELALGIRRKDFPNRIEDFPQQNREISLTEGVPWARYSIYRVPKSLREGDEKAYMPQVVSIGPYHHGKRRLRDMERHKWRALHRMLRRTGGDVRVYLDAVGALEERARACYEGPIAFNDNEFVEMMVLDGTFVLELFRGVGAAGKGFKELGYARNDPVFAMRGTMHGIQRDMIML